In one window of Kiritimatiellia bacterium DNA:
- a CDS encoding CPBP family intramembrane metalloprotease, with protein MIAHAAALRDGAEEIGALGRLLERPLSALALHVVFVASLVASVLVVATLAVRRPRAKELLARPWTDCDLLRLVSIVLALASLAGIATCWAEHRWSNRWTTEEWRALNLSMQSVTFHWPILAFAAARMRRLGVRSSDAFGMCRRSLPRDVLLAGVLYLAALPIVSATTWGAKTVMRWLGVEPALQPVLEATIDDGSGTLRAYLVFLAVVIAPVAEEILFRGIGLPVLARRLGPVAALGATSLIFAAIHCNLAAAAPLFVLSLAFGLAYLYTGSLTVPIAMHSAVNAVSLALASWLAR; from the coding sequence ATGATCGCCCACGCGGCCGCGTTGCGAGACGGAGCAGAAGAGATCGGGGCGCTTGGACGGCTGCTGGAACGGCCGCTCAGCGCGCTTGCGCTGCACGTGGTTTTCGTCGCCTCTCTCGTGGCGAGCGTTCTCGTTGTCGCGACGCTCGCGGTCCGCCGGCCCCGGGCGAAGGAGCTTCTGGCCCGTCCCTGGACCGACTGCGACCTGCTGCGTCTGGTCTCCATCGTGCTGGCGCTCGCCTCGCTGGCCGGAATCGCGACCTGCTGGGCCGAACACCGTTGGAGCAACCGCTGGACAACCGAGGAATGGCGCGCACTGAACCTGTCGATGCAGAGCGTCACGTTCCACTGGCCGATCCTCGCGTTTGCGGCGGCGCGCATGCGACGGTTGGGCGTCCGCTCCAGTGACGCGTTCGGAATGTGTCGGCGTTCGCTGCCGCGCGATGTGCTATTGGCAGGCGTCCTCTATTTGGCCGCTCTGCCGATCGTCTCGGCGACCACCTGGGGTGCGAAAACGGTGATGCGCTGGCTCGGTGTGGAGCCTGCTCTGCAGCCGGTGCTCGAGGCGACAATCGACGACGGCAGCGGAACTCTGCGGGCCTATCTGGTGTTTCTAGCGGTCGTCATTGCTCCAGTGGCGGAGGAAATTCTTTTTCGCGGCATCGGCCTGCCCGTGCTCGCCCGACGGCTCGGTCCGGTCGCCGCGCTCGGCGCGACCTCGCTGATCTTCGCGGCCATTCACTGCAACCTGGCCGCGGCCGCGCCACTCTTCGTGTTGAGCCTTGCCTTCGGTCTGGCTTACCTCTACACGGGTTCGCTCACCGTCCCGATCGCGATGCACTCCGCGGTCAATGCGGTCTCGTTGGCGCTCGCGTCGTGGCTCGCCCGCTGA
- a CDS encoding omptin family outer membrane protease, with product MTQRKLKASLAAGMMAATVAAEAIGVDAGVGAAHREGAMRYEIGRRVWFEGGGELLPFPISRLEFPIRALVAEGWLRVHAGDHWEGWVRAGHTLTDDAGTVKDSDWEYPSGQQMLAVYSESDARYEGWTIEGGVRWWPLRRVRPGEQEWALGVGAGWARHSHSWEARDGVQVYPATPDVPPDTWSGVAIEYDVEADLPYAELALRLRQLKVGLEIRGYVSPLARLRDRDDHVLRAVVAEMDAEGIALGAEALLRYEVSKRWYLTASLRWWALSADGYSKNRVYATTEEMTAGEQWTIEEELRGEEMSLGFGAGFTW from the coding sequence ATGACACAGAGGAAACTGAAGGCATCGCTCGCGGCCGGGATGATGGCCGCGACGGTGGCGGCGGAAGCCATCGGTGTGGATGCGGGAGTTGGCGCGGCCCACCGAGAGGGAGCGATGCGGTATGAGATTGGCCGGCGGGTTTGGTTCGAGGGGGGCGGCGAGCTGTTGCCGTTTCCGATAAGCCGGCTCGAATTTCCGATTCGCGCGCTTGTGGCAGAGGGCTGGCTGCGCGTGCATGCGGGAGACCATTGGGAGGGGTGGGTGCGGGCCGGCCACACGCTCACAGACGACGCCGGGACGGTGAAGGACTCGGATTGGGAGTATCCTAGCGGGCAACAGATGCTCGCAGTCTATTCGGAGAGCGACGCGCGGTACGAGGGGTGGACGATCGAAGGTGGCGTGCGCTGGTGGCCGTTGCGCCGGGTTCGGCCGGGTGAGCAGGAGTGGGCGCTAGGGGTGGGGGCGGGCTGGGCCCGGCACTCGCATTCATGGGAGGCCCGAGACGGGGTGCAGGTGTACCCGGCGACGCCGGACGTGCCGCCCGACACCTGGTCGGGCGTCGCAATCGAATATGACGTGGAGGCCGACCTGCCGTACGCGGAGCTTGCGCTGAGGCTTCGTCAGCTGAAGGTGGGCCTGGAGATTCGGGGCTATGTTTCGCCGCTCGCCCGCCTACGGGATCGGGACGATCACGTATTGCGGGCAGTGGTCGCGGAGATGGATGCGGAGGGGATAGCGTTGGGCGCGGAGGCCTTGCTTCGCTATGAAGTTTCGAAGCGTTGGTATCTTACGGCCTCGCTGCGATGGTGGGCGTTGAGCGCGGATGGCTATTCGAAGAACCGAGTGTATGCGACTACGGAGGAAATGACGGCCGGCGAGCAATGGACGATCGAGGAGGAGCTGCGGGGCGAGGAGATGTCGCTTGGCTTCGGCGCCGGCTTTACGTGGTGA
- a CDS encoding DUF4010 domain-containing protein has product MTFELIRDLAIAIFIGALLGVEREKRIAEKGYGIGGIRTFILVAESGGVAMWLARALEWPWLFAAGLLAVAGLVLTAMSAQARTHGDHAGLTTSAAALSAYLLGGLAVAGEASLAVALAILNSAVMAYRTPLHELVGRLDRADLYAGLKLLIATFIVLPLLPNRAVDPWGVLNPYRAWWLVVLISGLSMVGYVAARWFGPQRGVMATGVFGGLVSSTAVTLSLARQSRADGEALAPAAAAGIAWSWAVMFVRIGVILAVTAPALFRSLWAGLVGAVVVCALGGAVLGRRAAARPSQEVPLRSPFSLGSAIKFAAMFVGIAAVVRLARAVLPGAGLLLAAALAGLTDVDAITLSLAESARRAADPWLAPAVLTAAGANTLVKCGMVAAGGAPAVRRAIGWLGVGLLSLLALAALTTAPTGG; this is encoded by the coding sequence ATGACTTTTGAACTGATCCGGGATCTGGCGATCGCGATCTTCATTGGAGCGCTGCTTGGTGTCGAGCGGGAGAAGCGGATCGCGGAGAAGGGATACGGGATTGGTGGGATCCGGACGTTCATACTGGTGGCCGAGTCGGGCGGCGTGGCGATGTGGCTGGCTCGTGCGCTGGAGTGGCCCTGGCTGTTTGCGGCGGGGCTCCTGGCGGTGGCGGGGCTGGTGCTGACCGCGATGAGTGCGCAGGCGCGCACTCACGGCGATCACGCGGGTTTGACGACGTCGGCGGCCGCGCTGAGCGCGTATCTGCTCGGCGGGCTAGCAGTGGCGGGTGAAGCGTCGCTGGCGGTCGCGCTGGCGATTCTGAACTCCGCAGTGATGGCGTATCGGACGCCCTTGCACGAGCTGGTGGGCCGGTTGGACCGGGCCGACCTGTACGCGGGGCTGAAACTGCTGATCGCGACGTTCATCGTGCTGCCCTTGCTGCCGAACCGCGCGGTGGATCCGTGGGGGGTGCTGAATCCCTATCGGGCCTGGTGGCTGGTGGTGTTGATTTCGGGGCTGTCGATGGTGGGCTATGTGGCGGCTCGGTGGTTCGGGCCGCAGCGGGGGGTGATGGCGACGGGAGTGTTTGGGGGGTTGGTATCGTCCACTGCTGTCACGCTGTCTCTGGCCCGGCAGAGTCGGGCGGATGGGGAGGCGCTGGCGCCGGCTGCGGCCGCTGGCATTGCGTGGTCTTGGGCGGTGATGTTCGTGCGCATCGGGGTGATTCTGGCGGTGACGGCCCCGGCGTTGTTTCGTTCGCTGTGGGCGGGTTTGGTAGGGGCGGTCGTGGTGTGTGCGCTGGGAGGTGCGGTGCTAGGACGGCGGGCCGCCGCTCGACCCTCTCAGGAAGTGCCGCTGCGCAGCCCGTTCAGTCTCGGTTCGGCGATCAAGTTTGCGGCGATGTTTGTTGGGATTGCGGCGGTGGTGCGGCTTGCGCGGGCGGTGCTGCCGGGTGCGGGGCTGTTGCTGGCGGCCGCGCTGGCCGGATTGACGGATGTGGATGCGATCACGCTCTCCTTGGCGGAAAGCGCACGGCGGGCTGCGGATCCGTGGCTGGCGCCGGCGGTGCTCACTGCGGCTGGCGCGAATACGCTGGTGAAATGCGGCATGGTCGCGGCCGGTGGCGCGCCGGCGGTGCGGCGGGCGATCGGATGGCTGGGGGTGGGGCTGCTGTCGCTGCTGGCCCTCGCGGCGCTGACGACTGCGCCGACGGGAGGCTGA
- the msrA gene encoding peptide-methionine (S)-S-oxide reductase MsrA yields the protein MNAAKAVGLGLWVAVAQAAEERPMSAASSTGATARAEVATFAGGCFWCIEEIFRQTPGVLRVVSGYTGGTTTNPTYREVCSGRTGHAEAVQITYDPAKVRYEDLLEVFWRAHDPTQLNRQGNDVGTQYRSAIFVHDERQRAAAEASKAALQASGRFDRPVVTTIEPAGPFYPAEEYHQQYYRRNRDAPYCRFVIRPKLNKLGLQE from the coding sequence ATGAACGCAGCCAAGGCGGTTGGGTTGGGGCTGTGGGTCGCCGTGGCGCAGGCGGCGGAGGAGCGTCCGATGAGCGCAGCATCGTCCACGGGGGCGACGGCACGTGCGGAAGTGGCGACATTCGCTGGCGGTTGTTTCTGGTGCATCGAAGAAATTTTCCGTCAGACGCCGGGAGTGTTGCGGGTCGTGTCGGGGTACACTGGCGGGACGACGACGAATCCGACCTATCGGGAGGTCTGCAGTGGCCGCACGGGTCATGCGGAGGCGGTCCAGATCACGTACGATCCGGCGAAAGTGCGATACGAAGATTTGCTGGAGGTTTTCTGGCGTGCACACGATCCCACGCAATTGAATCGCCAGGGCAACGATGTTGGTACGCAGTACCGTTCGGCGATTTTTGTGCATGACGAGCGGCAGCGGGCCGCCGCCGAGGCGTCGAAGGCGGCGCTGCAGGCGTCGGGGCGGTTCGATCGGCCGGTGGTGACGACGATCGAGCCGGCGGGGCCGTTCTATCCGGCAGAGGAGTATCATCAGCAGTACTACCGGCGAAACCGGGATGCGCCCTACTGCCGGTTTGTGATTCGCCCGAAGCTGAACAAGCTGGGTTTGCAAGAATGA
- a CDS encoding sulfatase has translation MRSRFSCVQWLGWALGAVCSIAAEPRPNVVLIISDDHGWPDYGFMGHPHVSTPNLDRLAAGGLTFTRGYVTTALCAPSLTSLLTGLYPHQHGITGNDLRAPPDRPEAGGMRGDRRPLIDRLLANTFLLPRALSAAGYRTMQTGKLWNVGYAEIGFTDGMTRPGGRHGGEGLSIGREGLEPIARFVQSAISEQRPFFVWYAPFLPHTPHNPPPRLLQRYTGRGLPPAAQKYYAMVEWLDETCGALDEILKTNGVFESTLVIYLADNGWDAELGDNSRVAKRSPYDLGVRTPVMVRWPARVRPRRDDDSLVSIVDVLPTIAHACGIPTPAGLPGINLLDAEALARRRAIFLENYTVDIIDIARPERSLLSRGVIAGEWKLLVAQPAATMPTGENSNPPREPIELYRIRTDPRETQNLAAQEPDRVRELRALLDAWWAPPTP, from the coding sequence ATGCGCTCCCGATTTTCGTGTGTGCAATGGCTCGGTTGGGCTCTGGGCGCGGTGTGCTCGATCGCCGCCGAGCCGCGCCCGAACGTGGTACTGATCATCTCGGATGATCACGGCTGGCCCGATTACGGCTTCATGGGTCATCCGCACGTCTCCACCCCGAACCTCGATCGTCTCGCCGCCGGCGGGCTGACCTTCACGCGCGGTTACGTGACCACCGCGCTGTGTGCGCCATCGCTCACCAGCCTGCTCACCGGCCTCTACCCCCACCAGCACGGTATCACCGGTAACGACCTCCGTGCGCCTCCGGATCGCCCCGAGGCCGGTGGCATGCGCGGCGACCGTCGTCCCCTCATCGACCGACTGCTCGCAAACACCTTTCTTCTGCCCCGGGCTCTCTCCGCTGCCGGCTACCGCACCATGCAGACCGGCAAACTGTGGAATGTCGGTTACGCGGAAATCGGCTTTACCGATGGCATGACCCGCCCCGGCGGACGGCACGGCGGCGAAGGGCTCTCCATCGGCCGTGAGGGACTCGAGCCGATCGCCCGTTTCGTGCAGTCCGCGATCTCAGAACAGCGCCCCTTCTTCGTGTGGTATGCGCCGTTCCTCCCCCACACGCCACACAATCCCCCCCCGCGACTGCTGCAACGCTACACCGGACGCGGTCTTCCACCGGCCGCGCAAAAATACTATGCGATGGTCGAATGGCTGGACGAAACGTGCGGCGCGCTGGACGAGATCCTGAAGACCAACGGCGTCTTCGAGTCCACGCTGGTGATCTATCTCGCCGACAACGGTTGGGACGCAGAGCTCGGCGACAACAGCCGCGTCGCGAAGCGCTCGCCCTACGACCTCGGCGTCCGTACTCCGGTGATGGTCCGCTGGCCGGCACGCGTCCGTCCGCGTCGGGACGACGACTCACTCGTCTCCATTGTTGATGTGCTGCCCACCATCGCACACGCCTGTGGTATCCCGACGCCCGCCGGCCTGCCGGGCATCAATCTGCTCGACGCCGAAGCGCTCGCCCGTCGACGCGCCATCTTCCTCGAAAACTACACGGTTGACATCATCGACATCGCGCGCCCCGAGCGCAGTCTTCTGAGCCGCGGGGTGATCGCCGGTGAATGGAAGCTGCTGGTGGCCCAGCCCGCCGCGACGATGCCGACGGGCGAAAACAGCAATCCGCCGCGGGAGCCAATCGAGCTGTACCGCATTCGAACCGATCCACGGGAAACTCAAAACCTCGCAGCTCAAGAACCGGATCGGGTCCGGGAACTGCGGGCCCTTCTGGACGCTTGGTGGGCGCCGCCCACCCCCTGA
- a CDS encoding AsmA family protein, giving the protein MRGASARGIAIAASLLIALLIAGGIVAPRLARAGMEGALRAATGADVRVGRVSGGLWPLRVRLEEVRVENPDGFGPGEALEIRELLIVASWSALWRREPRLELVRLDVPRVVVVRRADGQMNWQRIGEMAASRASVPAERRRPPVEPVEPSAEPAGSGRRDSEGSSGAPPAPVSKAAPAMRIGQLNLKVGTVELREFSSKERAPRIRRLDVRVDHTLTNVCDLGAAGSELAGVIAVRAAPILIAEALTETATEAAGRAMEKLERGAMRLLQQLGGEVATNLPGVGGNGLRRALPGVF; this is encoded by the coding sequence GTGAGAGGCGCGAGCGCACGAGGGATCGCGATCGCGGCGAGCCTGCTGATCGCGCTGTTGATTGCGGGCGGGATCGTTGCGCCGCGGTTGGCGCGAGCTGGAATGGAGGGTGCGCTGCGGGCAGCGACCGGCGCAGACGTCCGGGTGGGGCGAGTCAGCGGCGGACTGTGGCCGCTGCGGGTTCGCCTGGAAGAGGTGCGGGTCGAAAATCCGGATGGTTTTGGCCCCGGTGAGGCGCTGGAAATCCGGGAACTGTTGATCGTTGCGTCGTGGTCAGCTCTCTGGAGACGCGAGCCGCGTCTCGAGCTGGTGCGGCTCGATGTCCCGAGGGTGGTCGTGGTGCGGAGAGCGGACGGGCAAATGAACTGGCAGCGAATCGGTGAGATGGCCGCGTCCAGAGCGTCGGTGCCGGCCGAGCGGCGGCGTCCACCGGTGGAACCCGTCGAGCCATCCGCAGAGCCCGCCGGGTCGGGGCGGCGCGATTCGGAGGGGTCTTCGGGTGCTCCCCCCGCCCCCGTTTCGAAGGCGGCGCCCGCGATGCGGATCGGGCAGCTCAACCTGAAAGTGGGCACCGTTGAGTTGCGAGAGTTTTCTTCGAAGGAACGCGCGCCTCGGATCCGGCGGTTGGACGTCCGGGTGGACCATACTCTGACGAACGTGTGTGACCTGGGGGCGGCCGGGAGTGAACTGGCCGGTGTGATCGCGGTTCGTGCCGCACCGATTTTGATCGCAGAGGCGCTCACCGAGACGGCGACGGAAGCGGCGGGCCGGGCGATGGAGAAGCTTGAACGTGGCGCGATGCGATTGTTGCAGCAGCTTGGCGGGGAGGTGGCGACCAATCTTCCGGGTGTTGGAGGGAACGGCCTGCGCCGCGCGCTGCCGGGTGTCTTCTAG
- a CDS encoding nucleotide sugar dehydrogenase produces MAIRTVACIGAGYVGGPTMAVMADRCPDIHFVVADRDEGRVRAWNSGVPPIHEPGLEPLLRSRLGRNLEFTTDVGAAVRRGELIFVSVNTPTKTFGEGAGMAADLQFWEASARAIRSHADGPRIVVEKSTVPVRTAEAMERILNDGIGPRRFEVLSNPEFLAEGTAVRDLLEPDRVLIGGRDTPEGRAAVAELVEIYARWVPRDRILTMSVWSAELAKLAANAFLAQRISSINSIAELCEATGADIREVARAIGLDRRIGPRFLEAGIGFGGSCFRKDLLNLAYLCRAAGLDAVADYWIGVVRMNERQQGRFVAGMVRRMFNTLAEKRIALFGFAFKADTGDTRDSPAIAVARALLAERAHLAVTDPQALENARRDLADVADRVEFYEDPYAAARGAHAIAVLTAWREYRELDWARLYAQMERPAFVFDGRNLLDADALHRIGFNVVPVGSPPRIHGGDPAVWTSGVGVA; encoded by the coding sequence ATGGCGATCCGGACAGTCGCGTGCATCGGCGCCGGTTACGTCGGCGGGCCGACGATGGCGGTGATGGCGGACCGGTGTCCCGACATCCACTTTGTGGTGGCGGACCGAGACGAGGGACGGGTGCGGGCATGGAACTCGGGCGTGCCGCCGATCCACGAGCCGGGGCTTGAGCCGCTGTTGCGTTCCCGGCTAGGGCGAAATCTGGAATTCACCACGGACGTGGGCGCAGCGGTGCGACGGGGAGAACTGATCTTCGTCAGCGTGAACACGCCGACGAAGACGTTTGGTGAGGGGGCCGGAATGGCGGCGGACCTGCAGTTTTGGGAGGCGAGCGCGCGCGCGATCCGGTCGCACGCGGACGGACCCCGAATCGTCGTTGAGAAGAGCACGGTGCCGGTGCGTACCGCGGAGGCGATGGAACGGATTCTGAACGACGGGATCGGCCCGCGACGTTTTGAGGTGCTGTCGAATCCGGAGTTTCTGGCGGAAGGCACGGCGGTTCGCGACCTGTTGGAGCCGGATCGGGTGCTGATTGGCGGTCGGGACACGCCGGAGGGTCGGGCGGCGGTGGCCGAGCTGGTGGAGATTTATGCGCGGTGGGTACCGCGCGATCGGATCCTCACCATGAGCGTATGGTCGGCGGAGCTCGCGAAGCTGGCCGCGAACGCGTTTCTCGCGCAGCGGATCAGTTCGATCAACTCGATCGCGGAGCTGTGCGAAGCGACCGGCGCGGACATTCGCGAGGTGGCGCGCGCGATCGGGTTGGACCGCCGCATTGGGCCGCGGTTTCTGGAGGCGGGCATCGGCTTTGGCGGATCCTGCTTTCGAAAGGATTTGCTGAATCTTGCATATCTTTGCCGCGCGGCCGGTCTGGACGCGGTGGCGGACTATTGGATCGGCGTGGTCCGGATGAACGAGCGGCAACAGGGCCGGTTTGTTGCGGGCATGGTGCGGCGAATGTTCAACACGCTGGCGGAAAAACGGATCGCGCTGTTCGGGTTTGCGTTCAAGGCGGACACCGGCGATACGCGCGACAGTCCCGCAATCGCTGTTGCGCGGGCACTGCTGGCGGAGCGCGCCCATCTTGCGGTGACCGACCCGCAGGCGTTGGAGAATGCACGGCGGGACCTCGCGGACGTCGCGGATCGGGTGGAGTTCTATGAGGACCCGTATGCGGCGGCTCGCGGCGCGCACGCGATCGCGGTGCTCACTGCCTGGCGGGAATACCGCGAGCTGGACTGGGCCCGGCTGTACGCGCAGATGGAACGGCCGGCGTTCGTATTTGATGGGCGGAACCTGCTCGACGCGGACGCGCTGCATCGCATTGGGTTCAACGTTGTGCCGGTTGGTTCGCCGCCGCGAATCCACGGCGGGGACCCGGCGGTGTGGACGTCGGGGGTGGGGGTCGCGTGA
- a CDS encoding NAD(P)-binding domain-containing protein: MKKVLIPTKLDKIAAEILRRHGNYTVVQDDSIASDEALLAFAKSHPDAYAMIVRSEKVTPAVMDAIPALKVIVRAGAGVNTIDTRYARRKGIDVMNTPGANANAVAEEVIAMVLADMRHIVKADASCRAGQWEKKAFMGRELSGKTVGIVGLGAIGRLLARRLSGFECRLLGHDPFVSPDLASEYGVTLVDLPELFAESDVISLHVPENEKTRGMVNRELLSRMKPGAILVNCARAGIVVEEDLRAVKAERQIRFLNDVYPKDAEGPKSVADIADLMLPHLGASTREANANAARRAAEQLIEFDEKGITSYIVNRDIPEGLDRAYADLAFRLTRFCRALAGSERPLKMIETSFYGALKPFANYLLVPIVAALDETFDRSMDPSAALKVLQNRGIEYTDRVTDDSKGYRNSITIDLTVDHGGGVMRRTSVRGTVAEGALMVSRVDDYHKLYIEPAGHLVAFSYRDRPGVLGQIGAMLAGAGINIDDVRNPHDSKGEMSLAILRVNQPVAADVVERIARQITADIACSVTL, translated from the coding sequence ATGAAGAAGGTGTTGATTCCGACGAAGCTCGACAAGATTGCGGCGGAGATTTTGCGCCGGCACGGGAACTATACAGTTGTTCAGGACGATTCCATTGCGTCTGACGAGGCGTTGCTGGCCTTTGCGAAATCGCATCCGGATGCGTATGCGATGATTGTGCGCAGTGAGAAAGTGACCCCCGCAGTGATGGATGCGATACCGGCGTTGAAGGTTATCGTTCGTGCAGGCGCTGGGGTGAACACGATCGATACCCGCTATGCGCGGCGAAAAGGAATCGACGTGATGAACACCCCTGGTGCCAACGCGAACGCGGTGGCGGAGGAAGTGATTGCGATGGTGTTGGCGGACATGCGGCACATCGTGAAGGCCGATGCGTCCTGCCGCGCCGGGCAATGGGAGAAGAAGGCCTTCATGGGCCGGGAGCTGTCGGGCAAAACGGTGGGGATCGTCGGTCTGGGGGCGATCGGCCGCCTGCTGGCTCGCCGGTTGAGCGGCTTCGAGTGCCGGCTGCTCGGCCACGATCCGTTTGTGTCGCCCGATTTGGCCTCCGAGTACGGCGTAACGCTGGTGGATCTGCCGGAGCTGTTCGCGGAGTCGGACGTGATCTCGCTTCATGTGCCGGAGAATGAGAAGACGCGGGGAATGGTGAACCGGGAGCTGCTGTCGCGGATGAAGCCGGGCGCGATCCTAGTGAACTGCGCGCGGGCCGGCATCGTCGTGGAGGAGGACCTTCGGGCAGTGAAGGCGGAACGGCAGATCCGGTTTTTGAACGATGTGTATCCGAAGGACGCAGAAGGGCCGAAGTCCGTTGCGGACATTGCGGATCTGATGCTGCCCCATCTGGGGGCGAGCACCCGGGAGGCGAACGCGAACGCCGCGCGGAGGGCCGCGGAGCAGTTGATCGAGTTCGACGAGAAGGGCATCACCTCTTACATTGTGAACCGCGACATTCCGGAGGGGCTCGACCGCGCGTACGCGGATCTCGCGTTCCGGCTCACGCGGTTTTGCCGCGCGCTGGCCGGTTCGGAGCGGCCGCTGAAGATGATCGAAACCAGCTTTTACGGTGCGCTGAAGCCGTTTGCGAACTACTTGCTGGTGCCGATCGTTGCCGCGCTGGACGAGACCTTCGACCGCTCGATGGATCCGTCCGCGGCGCTGAAGGTGTTGCAAAATCGCGGCATTGAATACACCGATCGGGTCACGGATGACAGCAAGGGGTATCGGAACTCGATCACGATTGATCTGACGGTCGATCACGGGGGCGGCGTGATGCGCCGCACCAGTGTGCGCGGCACGGTCGCGGAGGGGGCGCTGATGGTGTCGCGCGTGGACGATTACCACAAACTGTACATCGAACCGGCGGGGCATTTGGTCGCGTTTTCCTATCGCGACCGGCCCGGGGTCTTGGGACAAATCGGCGCGATGCTCGCCGGCGCCGGCATCAACATTGACGATGTTCGCAATCCGCACGATTCGAAGGGGGAGATGTCGCTGGCGATTCTGCGGGTGAACCAGCCGGTCGCCGCGGACGTCGTGGAGCGGATTGCGCGGCAGATTACCGCCGACATCGCCTGTTCCGTGACGCTGTAG
- a CDS encoding argininosuccinate synthase, which yields MKIVLAYSGGLDTSVLLKWLQTTYRAEVIAFCADIGQEEELGGLEEKARRTGAAEVVIEDLRAEFARDYVFPMLRAAAVYESGYLLGTSIARPLIARRLVELAEKYRADAIAHGATGKGNDQVRFELTAMALKPDIRIIAPWREERFRRQFRGRQDMIAYCRRQRIPVEASVEKPYSMDRNLLHISYEGGILEDPWAEPPADMFKLTCSPEAAPDEPEYVEVEFRRGDAVAVNGRRMSPMQVLQCLNRIAGRHGVGRVDLVENRFVGMKSRGVYETPGGTVLHRAREAVEQITMDREVLHLRNSLVPRYAEMVYYGFWFSPEREMLQAAMDAAAAAVTGTARVKLFKGSCMVVGRRSPQSLYNPGIASFEQAGGYDQSDATGFIRLQALRLRMRAAVRAAVGEPEAR from the coding sequence ATGAAAATCGTGCTCGCGTATTCGGGTGGGCTGGACACGTCAGTGCTGCTGAAGTGGCTGCAAACCACCTACCGTGCGGAGGTAATTGCGTTTTGTGCGGACATCGGGCAGGAGGAGGAACTCGGGGGGCTGGAGGAGAAGGCGCGACGCACCGGTGCTGCCGAGGTCGTGATTGAAGATCTTCGCGCCGAGTTTGCGCGGGACTATGTCTTTCCGATGCTTCGCGCCGCGGCGGTGTACGAGTCGGGGTATTTGCTGGGCACCTCGATTGCGCGGCCGCTGATCGCCCGCCGGTTGGTGGAGCTGGCGGAGAAGTACCGCGCCGACGCGATCGCGCACGGCGCGACGGGGAAGGGGAACGACCAGGTACGTTTCGAGCTGACCGCGATGGCGCTGAAGCCCGACATTCGGATCATTGCGCCGTGGCGGGAAGAACGATTTCGCCGGCAGTTTCGGGGGCGGCAGGACATGATCGCGTACTGCCGCCGGCAGCGGATTCCGGTGGAGGCGTCGGTGGAGAAGCCCTACTCGATGGACCGGAATTTGCTCCACATCAGTTACGAGGGGGGCATTCTCGAGGATCCGTGGGCGGAGCCGCCGGCGGACATGTTCAAACTCACGTGTTCGCCGGAAGCCGCTCCAGACGAACCGGAGTATGTGGAGGTGGAGTTCCGACGTGGTGACGCGGTGGCGGTGAACGGTCGGCGAATGAGTCCGATGCAGGTGCTGCAGTGTCTAAACAGGATTGCGGGCCGGCACGGGGTAGGCCGCGTGGACCTTGTGGAGAACCGTTTTGTGGGGATGAAAAGCCGCGGAGTGTACGAGACGCCGGGCGGGACGGTGCTACATCGCGCCCGGGAGGCGGTCGAACAGATCACCATGGATCGCGAAGTCCTTCATTTGCGCAACAGTCTCGTGCCCCGATATGCGGAGATGGTGTACTACGGGTTCTGGTTTTCTCCCGAGCGGGAGATGCTTCAGGCGGCCATGGATGCGGCGGCAGCCGCGGTGACGGGGACTGCGCGCGTGAAGTTGTTCAAGGGCAGTTGTATGGTTGTGGGTCGGAGATCTCCTCAATCGCTGTACAACCCTGGAATCGCGTCCTTTGAGCAGGCCGGGGGCTATGACCAGTCGGACGCGACGGGCTTTATTCGGCTGCAGGCGCTTCGGCTGCGGATGCGGGCGGCGGTGCGCGCGGCGGTTGGGGAGCCGGAAGCCCGTTAG